One part of the Arabidopsis thaliana chromosome 4, partial sequence genome encodes these proteins:
- a CDS encoding Major facilitator superfamily protein (Major facilitator superfamily protein; FUNCTIONS IN: molecular_function unknown; INVOLVED IN: biological_process unknown; LOCATED IN: endomembrane system; EXPRESSED IN: 22 plant structures; EXPRESSED DURING: 13 growth stages; CONTAINS InterPro DOMAIN/s: Nodulin-like (InterPro:IPR010658), Major facilitator superfamily, general substrate transporter (InterPro:IPR016196); BEST Arabidopsis thaliana protein match is: Major facilitator superfamily protein (TAIR:AT5G45275.1); Has 30201 Blast hits to 17322 proteins in 780 species: Archae - 12; Bacteria - 1396; Metazoa - 17338; Fungi - 3422; Plants - 5037; Viruses - 0; Other Eukaryotes - 2996 (source: NCBI BLink).) — protein MAGQSRKWMILVATIWIQAFTGTNFDFSAYSSDLKSVLGISQVQLNYLAVASDLGKVFGWSSGLALMYFPLWTVLFAAAFMGFVGYGVQWLVITHFISLPYIMVFLCCLLAGLSICWFNTVCFVLCISNFPANRSLALSLTVSFNGVSAALYTLAYNAINPTSPELYLLLNALIPLIVSFTAIIPILRQPPFEPLPPDGVRRDSLMFLLLNILAALNGVYLLLFGSNSSDLTSARLLFGGAILLLVFPLCIPGLVIARNWYNRTIHTSFRLEGSGFILVDPDELELHKGMLAHEANREGYQLLSDDVVQNPVKSVAVEEEDSDESCCKKLITRDQLEGLGIEHSLSLLLTRSDFWLYYITYFCGGTIGLVYSNNLGQIAQSLGQSSNTTTLVTLYSAFSFFGRLLSATPDYIRAKVYFARTGWLAIALLPTPFALFLLASSGTASALQAGTALMGLSSGFIFAAAVSITSELFGPNSVGVNHNILITNIPIGSLIYGFLAALVYDSHGFTGTKSMTSESVVCMGRDCYYLTFVWWGCLSLLGLGSSLVLFIRTRRAYQRFEQARISSNINDS, from the exons ATGGCGGGACAGTCACGAAAATGGATGATACTGGTGGCGACGATATGGATTCAAGCTTTCACCGGGACGAATTTCGATTTCTCAGCTTACTCGTCAGATTTGAAATCGGTTCTAGGGATTTCACAGGTGCAGCTAAACTACCTCGCCGTGGCTTCGGATCTCGGAAAAGTATTCGGATGGTCGTCGGGACTAGCGCTTATGTATTTCCCGCTTTGGACGGTGCTTTTCGCGGCGGCGTTTATGGGATTCGTCGGTTATGGAGTTCAGTGGCTTGTCATCACTCATTTCATCTCTTTGCCTTATATCATG GTGTTTCTCTGTTGCTTACTTGCTGGTTTAAGTATCTGTTGGTTCAACACTGTCTGCTTTGTGCTCTGCATTAGTAACTTCCCTGCAAACAGATCACTTGCTCTTTCCCTCACAGTGAGTTTCAATGGTGTAAGCGCTGCTTTATATACTCTTGCTTACAACGCAATCAATCCAACTTCTCCAGAGCTATATCTTCTTTTGAACGCTCTTATACCGCTCATTGTCTCTTTCACTGCTATCATCCCGATTCTTCGTCAACCGCCTTTTGAGCCTCTTCCACCAGATGGAGTTCGTCGTGACTCTCTCATGTTTCTATTGCTCAACATACTCGCTGCTTTAAACGGTGTTTATCTCCTTCTCTTTGGATCAAACTCCTCTGATTTAACCTCTGCTCGTCTACTCTTTGGTGGAGCAATCCTCCTCTTGGTATTCCCTTTATGTATTCCCGGTTTAGTCATCGCCCGGAATTGGTATAACCGCACAATCCACACTAGTTTCCGTCTAGAAGGTTCTGGTTTCATTCTTGTTGATCCTGATGAGCTTGAGTTGCATAAAGGGATGCTTGCACATGAAGCAAACCGTGAAGGTTACCAATTGCTGAGTGACGATGTGGTGCAAAACCCGGTTAAGTCCGTAGCTGTTGAGGAAGAGGATAGTGATGAGTCATGTTGCAAGAAACTTATCACAAGAGATCAGCTTGAAGGTTTGGGGATTGAACATTCTTTGTCGCTGCTCTTAACCAGATCAGATTTTTGGTTATACTATATCACGTACTTCTGCGGTGGAACCATTGGACTTGTGTACAGCAACAACCTTGGACAGATTGCTCAATCTTTAGGACAAAGCTCAAATACCACAACTCTTGTCACACTTTATTCTGCTTTCTCATTCTTTGGAAGATTGCTTTCTGCAACACCAGATTATATCCGAGC GAAGGTTTATTTTGCCAGAACCGGGTGGTTAGCAATCGCGCTATTACCAACCCCCTTCGCACTTTTCTTGCTTGCATCATCAGGAACTGCATCAGCATTACAAGCTGGAACAGCGCTGATGGGTTTAAGCTCCGGGTTTATCTTTGCAGCAGCGGTTTCCATCACATCAGAGCTTTTTGGACCAAACAGTGTTGGAGTTAACCACAATATCTTAATCACAAACATACCGATAGGATCATTGATCTATGGATTCTTGGCTGCATTGGTCTATGACTCACATGGTTTCACCGGGACCAAATCAATGACCTCGGAGTCGGTGGTGTGTATGGGACGAGATTGTTATTACTTGACCTTTGTGTGGTGGGGTTGCTTGTCTCTTCTTGGGCTAGGTTCGAGTCTTGTGTTGTTTATTAGAACTAGACGAGCTTATCAACGGTTTGAACAAGCTCGTATAAGTTCGAACATCAACGACTCTTAG
- a CDS encoding Major facilitator superfamily protein: protein MAGQSRKWMILVATIWIQAFTGTNFDFSAYSSDLKSVLGISQVQLNYLAVASDLGKVFGWSSGLALMYFPLWTVLFAAAFMGFVGYGVQWLVITHFISLPYIMVFLCCLLAGLSICWFNTVCFVLCISNFPANRSLALSLTVSFNGVSAALYTLAYNAINPTSPELYLLLNALIPLIVSFTAIIPILRQPPFEPLPPDGVRRDSLMFLLLNILAALNGVYLLLFGSNSSDLTSARLLFGGAILLLVFPLCIPGLVIARNWYNRTIHTSFRLEGSGFILVDPDELELHKGMLAHEANREGYQLLSDDVVQNPVKSVAVEEEDSDESCCKKLITRDQLEGLGIEHSLSLLLTRSDFWLYYITYFCGGTIGLVYSNNLGQIAQSLGQSSNTTTLVTLYSAFSFFGRLLSATPDYIRA, encoded by the exons ATGGCGGGACAGTCACGAAAATGGATGATACTGGTGGCGACGATATGGATTCAAGCTTTCACCGGGACGAATTTCGATTTCTCAGCTTACTCGTCAGATTTGAAATCGGTTCTAGGGATTTCACAGGTGCAGCTAAACTACCTCGCCGTGGCTTCGGATCTCGGAAAAGTATTCGGATGGTCGTCGGGACTAGCGCTTATGTATTTCCCGCTTTGGACGGTGCTTTTCGCGGCGGCGTTTATGGGATTCGTCGGTTATGGAGTTCAGTGGCTTGTCATCACTCATTTCATCTCTTTGCCTTATATCATG GTGTTTCTCTGTTGCTTACTTGCTGGTTTAAGTATCTGTTGGTTCAACACTGTCTGCTTTGTGCTCTGCATTAGTAACTTCCCTGCAAACAGATCACTTGCTCTTTCCCTCACAGTGAGTTTCAATGGTGTAAGCGCTGCTTTATATACTCTTGCTTACAACGCAATCAATCCAACTTCTCCAGAGCTATATCTTCTTTTGAACGCTCTTATACCGCTCATTGTCTCTTTCACTGCTATCATCCCGATTCTTCGTCAACCGCCTTTTGAGCCTCTTCCACCAGATGGAGTTCGTCGTGACTCTCTCATGTTTCTATTGCTCAACATACTCGCTGCTTTAAACGGTGTTTATCTCCTTCTCTTTGGATCAAACTCCTCTGATTTAACCTCTGCTCGTCTACTCTTTGGTGGAGCAATCCTCCTCTTGGTATTCCCTTTATGTATTCCCGGTTTAGTCATCGCCCGGAATTGGTATAACCGCACAATCCACACTAGTTTCCGTCTAGAAGGTTCTGGTTTCATTCTTGTTGATCCTGATGAGCTTGAGTTGCATAAAGGGATGCTTGCACATGAAGCAAACCGTGAAGGTTACCAATTGCTGAGTGACGATGTGGTGCAAAACCCGGTTAAGTCCGTAGCTGTTGAGGAAGAGGATAGTGATGAGTCATGTTGCAAGAAACTTATCACAAGAGATCAGCTTGAAGGTTTGGGGATTGAACATTCTTTGTCGCTGCTCTTAACCAGATCAGATTTTTGGTTATACTATATCACGTACTTCTGCGGTGGAACCATTGGACTTGTGTACAGCAACAACCTTGGACAGATTGCTCAATCTTTAGGACAAAGCTCAAATACCACAACTCTTGTCACACTTTATTCTGCTTTCTCATTCTTTGGAAGATTGCTTTCTGCAACACCAGATTATATCCGAGCGTAA
- a CDS encoding UDP-Glycosyltransferase superfamily protein (UDP-Glycosyltransferase superfamily protein; FUNCTIONS IN: transferase activity, transferring glycosyl groups; INVOLVED IN: biosynthetic process; LOCATED IN: cellular_component unknown; EXPRESSED IN: 10 plant structures; EXPRESSED DURING: 4 anthesis, C globular stage, petal differentiation and expansion stage; CONTAINS InterPro DOMAIN/s: Glycosyl transferase, group 1 (InterPro:IPR001296); BEST Arabidopsis thaliana protein match is: UDP-Glycosyltransferase superfamily protein (TAIR:AT1G73160.1); Has 30201 Blast hits to 17322 proteins in 780 species: Archae - 12; Bacteria - 1396; Metazoa - 17338; Fungi - 3422; Plants - 5037; Viruses - 0; Other Eukaryotes - 2996 (source: NCBI BLink).) codes for MNPLIEQTEPTQQQIVKKKEKTTMASQTKLKKPNSHFSLCTFLFFTVLFTIPALFLLRTSTCSSSTAAVSSSSSDTNQPPWSGDLQTAQFAWNRLDFSLTNPPPKTLKLAVFSRKWPTGPNPGGMERHAFTLYTALARRGHRVHVFTSPLDQSPETNKIPPVSDQIIYPIIHSHGDAEPGKWRYNKAWELYQEENKKEPFDAVHSESVALPHWIAREVPNLAVSWHGIALESLQSSIYQDLIRKPDEPRSQGFNASLYGAVLPKILDEIRFFHNYAHHIAISDSCGEMLRDVYQIPEKRVHVILNGVDENGFTSDKKLRTLFRSKLGLPENSSAIVLGAAGRLVKDKGHPLLFEAFAKIIQTYSNVYLVVAGSGPWEQRYKELGEKVSILGSLNPNELKGFYNGIDLFVNPTLRPQGLDLTLMEAMLSGKPVMASRYASIKRTIVVNDEFGFMFAPNVEALTAVMEVAVAEGAERLAERGRKCKEYAAEMFTASKMALAYERLFLCINDQKFCIYP; via the coding sequence ATGAATCCTTTAATTGAACAAACGGAACCAACACAACAACagattgtgaagaagaaagaaaaaacaacaatggcTTCACAAACCAAACTCAAGAAACCTAATTCTCATTTTAGCCTTTGtactttcctcttcttcaccGTCCTCTTTACCATACCGGCTCTCTTTCTCCTCCGCACCTCCACTtgctcctcctccaccgctgcagtctcctcctcctcctctgaCACAAACCAGCCACCGTGGTCTGGCGACCTCCAAACCGCCCAATTTGCCTGGAACCGCCTTGATTTCTCCTTAACCAACCCTCCTcccaaaacactaaaactcGCTGTTTTCTCCCGGAAATGGCCCACGGGTCCCAATCCTGGCGGCATGGAACGCCACGCCTTCACTCTATACACCGCCTTAGCTCGCCGTGGACACCGTGTCCACGTTTTCACCTCTCCCTTAGACCAATCCCCTGAAACCAACAAAATCCCCCCTGTTTCCGACCAAATCATTTACCCTATAATCCATTCTCACGGCGACGCGGAGCCCGGAAAATGGCGGTACAACAAGGCATGGGAGCTTTaccaagaagaaaacaagaaagaaccTTTCGATGCGGTTCACTCTGAAAGTGTTGCTTTACCTCACTGGATCGCCCGGGAGGTTCCAAACCTCGCTGTATCCTGGCACGGCATTGCGTTAGAGAGCTTACAATCAAGTATTTACCAAGACCTGATCCGTAAACCAGACGAACCAAGATCACAAGGCTTCAATGCAAGTCTATACGGTGCCGTGCTTCCCAAGATACTGGACGAAATCAGATTCTTCCACAACTACGCTCACCACATCGCTATCAGCGATAGCTGCGGAGAAATGCTAAGAGACGTTTACCAAATCCCTGAGAAAAGGGTTCATGTGATCCTCAATGGAGTCGACGAGAACGGATTCACATCAGACAAGAAGCTACGTACTCTGTTTAGGTCAAAATTAGGGTTACCAGAAAACTCATCAGCGATTGTTTTAGGAGCTGCTGGGAGATTAGTCAAAGACAAAGGACATCCATTGCTCTTCGAAGCTTTCGCGAAAATAATCCAAACGTATTCAAATGTTTACCTCGTAGTAGCTGGATCAGGGCCATGGGAGCAACGTTACAAGGAATTAGGGgaaaaagtttccattttGGGATCTCTAAACCCAAATGAGCTCAAGGGTTTCTACAACGGGATCGATTTGTTCGTGAATCCAACGCTTAGACCACAAGGTCTTGATTTAACGTTAATGGAAGCGATGTTGAGTGGTAAACCAGTGATGGCATCTAGGTACGCAAGCATAAAGAGGACTATAGTGGTGAATGATGAGTTTGGGTTTATGTTTGCGCCAAATGTGGAAGCTTTGACGGCGGTTATGGAGGTTGCTGTGGCTGAAGGAGCGGAGAGATTGGCGGAGAGAGGAAGGAAGTGTAAAGAGTATGCTGCGGAGATGTTTACGGCGAGTAAAATGGCTTTGGCTTATGAGAggctttttctttgtattaatGATCAGAAATTTTGTATTTACCCTTAA
- a CDS encoding Leucine-rich repeat (LRR) family protein (Leucine-rich repeat (LRR) family protein; CONTAINS InterPro DOMAIN/s: Leucine-rich repeat (InterPro:IPR001611); BEST Arabidopsis thaliana protein match is: Disease resistance protein (TIR-NBS-LRR class) (TAIR:AT4G19510.1); Has 2847 Blast hits to 2079 proteins in 92 species: Archae - 0; Bacteria - 76; Metazoa - 106; Fungi - 8; Plants - 2633; Viruses - 0; Other Eukaryotes - 24 (source: NCBI BLink).) yields the protein MDDTSIKQTPRTMCMSNLKLFSFGGSKVQDFRDMYLTDCNLYKFPDNFSCLSSLQSLCLSRNSIENLPGSIKKLHHLKSLYLKNCKNLISLPVLPSNQYLDVHGCISLETVSKPMTLLVIAEKTHSTFVFTDCYKLNRDAQEKIVAHTQLKSQILANRSFQLNHKVQSLELVLEPLSAVSFPGNDLPLWFRHQRIGSSMETNLPSHWCDDKFIGLSLCTVVSFKDYEDRTSRFSVICKCKFRNEDGDYISFTCNLGGWKEQCGSSSHEESRRLSSDHVFISYSNCYHAKKNDDLNRCCNTTASFKFFVTDGRAKRKLDCCEVVKCGMSLLYAPDENDCRLHGLHENNLEKEISGKDTELNETALDKVVVSKRGRLCVQEEELLNRKRIKEDVSFGNYDCSVTSILSYMEPAKPHLWK from the exons ATGGATGATACATCCATCAAACAAACTCCCAGAACAATGTGTATGAGTAATCTCAAGCTGTTTTCGTTTGGTGGATCTAAAGTCCAAGATTTCAGAG ACATGTATCTCACAGATTGTAATCTGTACAAATTCCCGGACAATTTTAGCTGCTTATCCTCGCTGCAGTCTTTATGCTTGAGCCGAAACAGTATCGAGAATCTACCAGGAAGCATCAAGAAACTTCATCATCTCAAATCTCTTTACTTAAAGAATTGCAAAAATCTCATTTCTCTTCCAGTGCTTCCATCAAATCAGTACTTGGATGTTCATGGCTGTATCTCACTCGAAACAGTTTCAAAACCCATGACGCTTCTAGTGATAGCTGAAAAGACCCATTCTACTTTCGTATTCACGGATTGCTACAAGCTAAACCGAGATGCACAAGAAAAAATTGTGGCTCATACTCAGCTCAAGAGTCAAATACTGGCGAATAGATCTTTTCAACTTAATCATAAGGTCCAATCTCTG GAACTAGTTTTGGAACCTTTATCTGCTGTAAGTTTTCCAGGGAATGATTTGCCACTATGGTTCCGCCATCAGAGAATTGGATCTTCAATGGAAACCAACCTGCCTTCACACTGGTGCGACGATAAATTCATTGGTCTTTCTCTCTGCACGGTTGTCTCTTTCAAGGACTATGAAGATAGAACCAGCCGGTTCTCCGTGATATGCAAGTGCAAGTTCAGAAACGAAGACGGTGATTACATCAGCTTTACATGTAATCTTGGGGGATGGAAAGAGCAGTGTGGATCGTCTAGCCatgaagaatcaagaagactTAGCTCTGATCATGTGTTCATCAGTTATAGCAACTGTTACCATGCCAAGAAAAACGATGATCTCAATAGATGTTGCAACACCACAGCCTcgttcaaattttttgttactgATGGCAGAGCCAAAAGAAAACTAGATTGCTGTGAGGTGGTGAAATGCGGGATGAGCTTGTTATATGCACCAGATGAGAATGATTGTAGGTTGCATGGGTTACACGAGAATAATCTTGAGAAAGAGATATCTGGAAAAGATACAGAACTAAACGAAACCGCCTTGGATAAAGTTGTTGTGTCCAAGAGAGGCCGTTTATGtgtacaagaagaagagctacTGAACAGGAAAAGAATAAAGGAAGACGTCTCTTTTGGTAATTACGATTGTTCTGTAACTTCTATTCTTAGTTACATGGAGCCAGCAAAGCCTCATCTCTGGAAATAA
- a CDS encoding uncharacterized protein (unknown protein; Has 2 Blast hits to 2 proteins in 1 species: Archae - 0; Bacteria - 0; Metazoa - 0; Fungi - 0; Plants - 2; Viruses - 0; Other Eukaryotes - 0 (source: NCBI BLink).), whose protein sequence is MTPLLTVSCVTSDTVDASTSSLDKGPSEEESPTDFKCGVSEAMEVSLVDLSTSSLDESPIGEENLNGFECGVSDATEEVFLYILGFLADASTISLDEAPSEEDNPSGFKCCVSEAMEDMFLCVDTNIG, encoded by the exons ATGACACCTCTACTAACGGTTTCTTGTGTGACTTCAGACACAGTTGATGCTTCCACAAGCTCACTTGATAAAGGTCCAAGCGAAGAAGAAAGTCCTACCGACTTCAAGTGCGGTGTCTCAGAAGCCATGGAAG TTTCTTTAGTTGATCTTTCCACAAGCTCACTTGATGAATCTccaattggagaagaaaatcTTAATGGATTCGAGTGTGGTGTATCAGACGCTACGGAAGAAGTGTTCTTGTATATTCTGGGTTTCTTGGCTGATGCTTCCACAATATCACTTGATGAAGCCCCAAGTGAAGAGGACAATCCTAGCGGATTCAAGTGCTGTGTCTCGGAAGCCATGGAAGATATGTTCTTGTGTGTTGATACCAACATCGGATGA